GTGTTGACAACATATCTCACTTTAGGAGACACTGAgtaatttgtttaataattaGTGACCACAGGAGAGCCCGGTGACCTTCACTTCTGGAATAACATGTTCATACTTGATAAACAACTGCTAAAGGCTTAACTTTAGttgtaaaaaatattatgtCAAAATAGTAGGAAACTGAATACCAGTACACATATGCTACAGGATATAATACAATGCAAATCAGGACAcgtttaaaacacattttgaattttaGAAATCACTTCATTCAATTGTTGATAATTTCCAGCATGTGCAAAcagtatctgtgtttgtgtgcattcttgtatctgtgtgtaaaaATATGTCTCGCCACTTAAGTTGGCAATAGGTCAGATacattacatggccaaaagtatgtggacacctgacatccaacatctcattcaaaattatgggcattaatatggagctggcccaccctttgctgctataacaacctccactcatctgggaaggctttatactagatgttggagcattgaatggaagcaaatccatggttttgttgagaacggtgtggaaaaaCTGCGTTCGTGGCAAATTATATCCTGAGTGTGTTGTATATTATTCTGTTACTTTCGCCGTCAGTCAGTAGGCCTAGTCACAAGTGGGTACACAGGATCACCTAAATCTCCACGGTCACACATCACGGTCACAACCTCCCTTTAGAAGCGGGATTGCGCCTGTGATAATGGTGCACGCCCCTTTCACGCTCCAGGCTAGGGCAAGTCATTCATTACAGCCTGTACACAGTGAAGATGGCGATGTTTGTCTCGCTCCGGTGCGTGTCTGCAAACTTTCCTTCAGTACTGCCTCTATTTTCGCGAGCGGCCCAAGCGCCTTCGTCCAGACTGTTATGGAAGGCCTGCAGCCCGCGAACACTTAGCACGGCCTCCCGATTGTCTGCAGGTAAGACTTTGCTACACGTTAAGGTTAACAGAGTCTGGGTGGATGAACGAAAAACCTTGGTCTCTACTTGCCGACTGTCTTATGAGCGAGTGCATCTGTGAAGTTAGCTTGCTAATAGGTAGATAACGCGCTGATCTGGAAAGGAGTTGTAAAACAGTTAGCTTACTGCTATTTTGAACAATTCCGAGGTATGGCTACTTAGCCCGCTAACGTTATGTAGCTTGCTGATTGTGAACCTGAACTTGAACGTTCATAAGTTGGTTAGCCAGTTGGCTAACTAGCTATTCGAGACACCTGCTCTGCTGCGACAGAAAAAGTTCTCTGGCCAGAGTATCAAGCTATCGATGCCTTTGATATTTCTGGCTGATTTGCATAATTTGCGCCGAATTACAATTTACAAATGCTTGCCTAAATGTATTCTATTTAAACATGACTCGCTTTGCTGTCACAGATTCTCGCTACtgtagctagatagctagctatattCCATTGCTGTTTCCAAAGTGTTAACTTCTTAGCTAACAAACTCGGTTAATTTCGCTAAAAATAACGAAGCTCGTAGCTGTACGTGCTCAAAACTTGAATGAACATATGTACCGTTAAAGCATCCTATTTCGTGTATTTACTTTGTGTAAAGCCCATGTGCCGCTATCTTATGAATCCCACTTCGCAGTCTGTCAAGTCATACGATTTTACTTATAAAAAGTAGGCACAAAGTACGTCGTGGCTGGCTGACTAATCTCGACTCCattctttgaaataaatatcaCGTGTATTTCATTGTTCTCTGATCTCTAAtttaacttagctagctaaatatatAAAGGCCGTGTAGCTACCGCTTAAGACCACCATGCTGATGTTTGCCACTTTTGCTTCACTAGCACCGGGGAGCTAGTCATTAGACGAACTTTGACTCAAGTTATTGCTGTGTAGTATTAGCTAATGTACATAGCCAAAAACATTGTCTTTACCgtgtcatttgaaaatatatatattatttcccGGATCAGAATAGCACAatgctgtgtcattttaatatggcacgggttagctagctagttttttATATCTTTGAAGTAATAGCCCAGTTTTGTCATGGACGTTCCCTGACATGCATATTGTCCTCCGCTATTACTGGTTTCGCTTGTAGTTCATCGATGTTGGtgtaaagcatttatttttggaacGGTAACATTGCATAGCGATCCAttctaagcacacacacacttgcaggaGCTCGGGTTTGTGCTCACTGTTGTGCGCTGTCTAAGCGCTGGGCACAGTTCACAATCTGGTTCAAACCTGTATTTTTCTGCATGGGCTGATGCTAGCATTGGAAACTGCTGAGGCATTTTAATTGTCCCTCAGGGTATCGGGATAGCATTGAGCTTAAAGACCGCATTTTAATTGGAGGATGTTGTGACCGCTCTCTCTCACGCCTtattgcaaaaataatatttcgTACAAAATTTGGACAAATGTTAATATTAATGGTGCATGCACTCATTGCTGTGAATTGGATACACTAGTTTGGCTATTATGGCTATTTACTCTGTTCCTTATTGTAAATGCtgttgcatacacacacagacacaaaatcaCTTGCACACTCTAAGGCTACAGTGGCCTGTGTTCTGGAGAGGCAAGCGTTTGGCACATGTTAGAGGTTGTCTGTTGGCTATGACTGGGTTTCACATGACCCCGCACGTTTCAAACTTGATGTCACAGATTACGGTTATAATAGACACATTCCTGGGTCAATTGCAAGCTCTTTGTATCCTAGAAGTCTGTCTGGACCAGTAGGTCCTTTCGGGTTCGGCAGTTTACTccaatgcaatgtattttttgtagATTAGCAGCATTGCACAAGGTCTCTGGCCTTGGCTCACAGTGCATCAAAGTGTCCTTTGAACAGTCATCGACAAGagcagtgtgtggtgtgagcGAGGGATATTTGCAGTATTCCTCCCCCCTCTTTTGGCCTATCTCCCTCCAGGGAAGGCTGTAAATTCTGCCTGGGCCTCCCACGTGAGCtacctcccccctcagcacctttCTGCATTGTGATTTGACACCCTTACTCGGAGCCCCCCCAGCACTGCAAAAACTGGCGTATTCAGCGTTTCTCTAGTGGTTGTGCCTCTAATTTAGCTCAAAAATATGTATGCCTGTTGTCTTGCCTTAATTCCACACTGGGAATGTTTTTAggtttgtgtgttgttttagtATGGGGGGAAATATATAGAGAGCCAGCCCCATCCAGTGTTGGTTGGTTAATTTGATACTCCCAGATAGACAGTACTTGCACTGATTAGACCATTAAAGACAACTGAAAACAGTGACTTCCATTTACTTGTATAAATGATCTAAAATTGTcatatgataaaaaaataaataaaataaaaaatcacattgGCTACATTGTTTGAATACCTTTTGGGCTATAGGCTAATTCTTTGAACCATCTTGGACAAATTTCTTTGAATTTTTAAGTTGTAGTCAGGTTCCTGTAAGCCAGTCTGAAATATGCTCCATCTCCCTATCTTTAATTTTCCTtaaattttttagtttttgtatgtggcttatggtatttttttcattttcctgcagCACTCAAATTCACAGACAAGCATGAATGGGTACGGGTAGAAGGTGGAGTTGGCACAGTTGGCATCAGTAATTTTGCTCAGGTAGGTAACTACACCTGTGCTAGTGTTGGGTTATTGAATTTTCATGGCTACATTGTCTATCACAGATATTTATGACCCTACTTAATAGCTTTTATCCTCTCTCCCTTGAACCAGTTTACAATCTAAGCTTTGCCCCTTGTTCTGTTCTAGTGTATGGTTCAAATGTGCCAGAACAGATGATTTCACAACATTTTATGGTGTGATCATTGAGGGTAGTTTACTTTTTGTGATttctctaaaataaataaaaaaatctttttaattttcattttctgcaagAATAGGATTCTATGGACTGTTCTTTCTGTGAAAATGAGTTGCCGGCTTGAggaatgcaattttttaaatctttaaaaactAATTGGTTAAACATTCTGTTCTTTTGGGTAGTAAATGGCAATATTCACCGACCATTTTGTCTTAATAAATCCATTTCTGATTGCATTATAGGAAGCATTAGGGGATGTGGTATACTGTGGACTACCTGAAGTTGGAGCAAAACTTGACCAAATGGGTGAGTACATGGAATGTTATTTATATCTATAGcgttgcatttgttttgttgtggcATTTGTAACGTTGCTAGTGCATAACTTACGTTTTCCTTTGTTGTAGAGGAGTTTGGGGCACTGGAAAGTGTGAAGGCCGCTAGTGAGTTATACTCGCCCCTGACTGGGGAGGTAACAGAAATCAACCAGGAGCTGGCGGACAACCCTGGCCTGGTCAACAAATCGTGCTATGAAAAGGGTGAGGATGTGGGCACAATTAGTCCGCGTGCTAAAATTTGGATAACAAATcatgtgaagaagaaaaaatatgcagaaCACAAAAAGTAAACTTTAATTCTCTGTTAATTCCTTGCCACTTCAGCATTTGCTTCAAAAAGATTGTTCTGAACTGAATGTTTCCTCAAGCATTATgctgaaatgacaaaatgacagGTCATGTGTTCCATCCAGCCATTCCGTGAACAAAAGAAACAGACATGCCAGAATTCCAGTTGGCAATCCATCCAAAAAATATGTCAAggcaaattaatataaattaagcTAAAAGAGCcagtattttataaaatattttgttatattttgagTATCATAAAATAGGCACTGTGATTCAAGTCTTATCTAGGTCATATTGCAAAATTCACTTATTCCACCAAACAGAAGATGGCAGCAGATTCAAAGGATATTCTTTGTGCCTCAGCTTAGATTTAGTGTGGTCAACTTTGAATCTTCTGCCTCTAGTGAGGTGAAATATCAGTGTATGTGTTCACAGTACTCAAAGAGAGTATGAATGATATCTGAAGTAATGCCTGTATGCTAGTCATTCATGTGGTCTTGTAAGATCTGGTTTTATGTgttatgtagcctacatactTTATACATGTTAATCAGGTCTTCCCAAACTCAAACCTACAGCCTGGTCCCTTTTGTACTCTGGTTCCCATAACTACTGCTTTTATAAGCAGTTCCGTTTTGAAAAGAAATTCTACTtcaatatattttgtacatcttgagaatatatttgtaaaaaatatttgaactcTTTATGTTCTTCTCTCAGATtcctttctgtttaaaaaaacgtggtaaaatgtgttttttttgttgtctcaGGTTGGCTGATCAAGATGACCATTGACAAACCAGAGGAGGTGGATGCGCTGATGGACGAAGCGGCCTACGAGAAGTTTATCAAATCGATTGATAACTAGGAGCCCTGCTGGAAGTTACGATAACCACAGTTAGAACTCACGCAAACTAATCCCACCCGGTTCCGCCGCGAGCTCCTTCGGCTGTGCCACAACGGGAAACTCCCGACGGGACCGCACCGCCGGGACTTTTCCCTAATCagattttcatgtatttatttgtgatttttcttttttttctttttggtttaaTCCACAGAGTAATTGAAATCGTAACATCTCGTCTTCTAACGGGTGTCATAGCGATGATTTctagagataaaaaaaattccagcaGAGCTTCAGATTTCTTTAGGGCAGGTGCCCATGACAGACCTTGGCCTGGCCTGTGTGCTGTTTCAGACCAATTTCCTGGTGCTTCTTCAGAGCCGGAGAGTGTAGAGATGCAGCAGCGTTGAAAAGTGATTGTTGTAAATGAAATGcctgttttaataaaaacaacattcagATGAAGTGCGTGCACTCTTCTGATGTATTTGCCTATGAACCCGTAGTGACTTCTTTTTCCCACGCTACAAAGCCAGAGGGCATGGTGGAGAAGTTCCAGCTGTAAATGCATTGGCATGTCTGGTGGGACAATGCAATgctgtacatgtacatacagtacactcacAACAGTAAGAGGTGAAAAGGATCCTTCTGAACCTGTTGCCTTCTGAGTGTTGCGTCATTTCTGAATATAGCTGCTGATATTTGTGACTGTCCACCAACGTACTGTATTTACATGTCATGTACATGACTAAAGTAAACTTAAACTTAACTCAGCATGCACTTCTATTAACATTCACTTGCCCTCATTCTCACTCACTGTCACTCCAAATAAGGCCAGCCAGCTAGCTTTGGATAGTGGGAGGCACTGTACTTTTGCACACAATTGTAATtttattcttacatttttttttttcaatccctGTTTATGACAAAATTTTGTCCCAGAAGGGTgctgagtttaactggaagagCCTAATGTGCTGAACTGATGCATTATCTCACGTGGCCATAATGTAGTTTGGCTCACCTCCACCTTTGCCTTCTGATAGTGCAGGTGCTTATCAATAATTGATCACACGAGTCAGTGGGCTCACCAGCTGGAGGTGGGGCAGTGAAGTCAGCAACCTGCGCCACTACAAACGAATGCaccagggtcaaaggtcaatgcTGCAGCAGTGGAAGCATGACCAGTCCAGTTGGTTCTATCACACGATAGCAACTACCAGTGTGCATTGGAAGGAAGTATTTATAAGAAccacatgaaaacattttattagcactttttttttttttttaccaaaaagaCCATGTACTACCCAAACTTGCCTTTGCTAGATTTGCTTCCTGATGTTCAGGTACATTTCAGTAAGTTCAGCTTGATATTAAATTCAAGTGATGATTTTATTGACACAAATAGCAACAGAATTTTATGTAATTGCATAAATGTTGTCAAACATCTTATGCTTTATAAAATAAGGATTAATCTAAGGCTTAATTTACTAACAACACTACAAGACATCTTTGCTGATCTGGGTGTATTAAAGCAGTCAAATAGTCTGTGAATATGCACTGTAccagtacaaaaatatattga
This region of Anguilla anguilla isolate fAngAng1 chromosome 5, fAngAng1.pri, whole genome shotgun sequence genomic DNA includes:
- the gcshb gene encoding glycine cleavage system protein H (aminomethyl carrier), b, with translation MAMFVSLRCVSANFPSVLPLFSRAAQAPSSRLLWKACSPRTLSTASRLSAALKFTDKHEWVRVEGGVGTVGISNFAQEALGDVVYCGLPEVGAKLDQMEEFGALESVKAASELYSPLTGEVTEINQELADNPGLVNKSCYEKGWLIKMTIDKPEEVDALMDEAAYEKFIKSIDN